The nucleotide window catcgaaacggatatttcatatataaacattaaaaacacttatatcagcccgttcaacataaacaaaatttgctgcaagtatgaTCTTTTGAGGTTCTATACATACACGCCttaatatgaaaaattatcttTTGTATCTCAGCTAattattccaaataataataataataataataataataataataattattattattatcattattattgttattataattgtatatattacatacatatatataaacctggcAAAGGAGATAACTTAACCATGTCAATCCATCTGCCAGCCAGTTCACGTGGGTGATCATGTATGCGGGCTTTTTCCCtcaatttcttttttgaaaacttcCCCGTGTGTCTCCTTTCAAACTTCCCGCATAACTTCATTTCAAGCTTATTTGCACAGCCATTATACTTCCATTACCCATAGATAATGTCAATCTAGGTTGAATGACAGGGaccagacgaagagagagagagagagagagagagagagagagagagagagagagagagagagagagagagagacgagggtaGTTTTTTGTCGGCTGATATGTTTTGGATAAATAAGTTTCGAGAGTATGCCACTTAGGGGAGTTACGATGGAAGAAGGTTTTTTTCtttgtacaacacacacacacaggcgcacgcaaacacacacatacatacatacatttatatatatatatatatatatatatatatatatatatatatataaacaaataaaatatataaatatatataaatatatatatatatatatatatatatatatatatatatatatatatatatatatatatatacacatatatctcatTTCTCCATGACTCCGTGATAATTTCCTTGAGTCACCAAAGGCTAAATAGAATTGTACTTAACGTACCCAATGAGCTTAGGATTTCTCAAGATATGAAACCCAGACACCCTGCGAAACAATCAttaataagggaaaaaaaaagaaccaGAGAAGAAATAAACGTGAAAAAGGCACTGTACTGATATCAATCAATACCTCGATAATTAGAGCGCACATACGCACGATAAACGCCtacaggtcaaaaaaaaaaaaaaaaaaaaaaaaaaaaaaaaaaaaaaaaaaaaaaccagcccgTTCATGGACCAGGGAAATAGTTTGAAAATGTTCACTGAACAATTCATGTGTTTATAAAAGCCTTTATTTTACCATACCAAGCAGTGACTTCACATAACGGCACCTAGCCCTCTTTTTCCTTGCTTGATATTACCTGTATCCCTCTCTTCCTGAAATTTCTCTTCCTGAAATGGCATTCCTGTAATCTTCCCTTGACTAATTCTCAGTGTCTGTACCAAGGTAACCCTCGATTATCCTACGACCAAGAGGATGTAACCCTTATCATGTCCTTGATAAAATACCCGTGTAACTATAACCCATCTTTCCTGAAATATAATGTAATTTCTGTATTTCGTTCCTAGTCGTTTTTTTTACCCAGTAGCTGTATTTCTGTAACCTTAAATCCCTCTACCACCAAGAACCTGTGATCTTTTTGTTGTTTACTGTATAAACTTTCATGTGTGACTCAACACTGATATTGTAACCCatcttttctgaaaaaaataatgtaattcctgTATCCCATCCTTAATCTTTTTTATCCAGTAGCTGTATTTCTGTAACCCTAAATCCCTCTACCAGCAAGAGCCTGTGATCTTTTTCTTGTTTACTGTATAAACTTTCATATGTCCCTCAACACTGGTATTTTAAATCCCCAACTCGATCAAACGGTTAATCCGTAACTCTCGAGCACCCAACTTCACCACAATGGCCTTCCAACCGATGCCTTTTCGTCTTAAAATATCCATGTAAACCTCATGGTCAAAGCTTGCAACTCCTCAACACCCACTTCCCGTCTAGGAATGCCCTTGTAAACCTCCAGCCACTATACAAAAGTGCCCGTATCCAGCTAAGTTCTCTACCGCCCCAGTGCCCAGAGCAATGATGTGTATCAAACACGCAACTTTTAGGCGTCCTATCACGGACAGGGAAGGATgaaatacacacacgtacacacacacaagtgcaggCGCAATAGTAGAGACTAATTATGCCATTATCATTTTAATCCAGGTTCTCATTTGAATTTCAAATTCTGAAGTCGAAATTTTCACTCGCTGGGATACAACCTAATTTCCGTTTTATTTCCAGGCCAACAGGACGAATATAAATGGCCCAGGGCGATCATAATTATCGGATGGATTGAATATTTTGATATgctacagtaaaagaaaaaaaagaaaaaaatatatttatagatatatataattgtttCCACTTGGCTCATAGACATTCTAGGCGAAGCACATACAACCACTGACCAGGTCTACGTTAATGTTGCTAGCGAAAATCATTTAGGTTTCCAgacacttaccccccccccccccccccccccccccttcaccaccTACTCGAGTAGCTATTCAGGAAAATAAAATGTGGCTACAATAGGAAAATGCTAATACTTatcaaaaaattgctataaaactcTAGAAAGGAATAGCCAAGGAGAAAAACATTCAGTAACAGAAATATAACTACGAGATTCCATTAGGAAAATTCTAGATATTTACTAGGAAAAATAGTAGGAGATTCAATTAGAAAAATAGTGggagattcaataaaaaaaaataaagattcacTAAAAAAGAAATTGATTCACTTAGAAAAATGTAAGAGTTTTTCTTAGAAAAAATAAGAATGTAAGAGATTTACTTAGAAAAAATAAGAGATTCACTTAGAAAAATGTAAGAGATTTacttagaaaaaataagaaattcacttAGAAAAATGCAAGAGATTTACTTAGAAATATAAGAGATTCActtagaaaaatataagaaatttactTAGAAAAAATGAGATTCACTTAAAAAAAGAGagattcacttgaaaaaaaaagggaagaaaagagATTCACATAGAAAAAAATGCGACATTCAAGAGAGGGACTTCTCGTGTACTCACGTGTCAGATAGAGGACGGCAGCAAGAGCACCAAGGACTAGTAGCACCAGCAGCAGGACCGCCACCAGGAGGCAGGCCCTTCGCCGGCCCCCTTCCCCTCTCAGGAACTTGACCTTCCACGCCCGGAAGAGCCCCTGACGTTTCAACTTGGCGGGCGTGGAGGATGACGACGACGAAGTGGAGGCCACCACGACACCCGAGGAGGCGCTGACCCCTCCTCCCCCGCCTTTGccgtggtggtggtgggggtggtgatggtggcgCCCTGAGGACCTCAGCGACTGGGTGGTGGTGTTATGGGCGGGCGTGGGTGGAGTATGGGCGGCCTCACGTGACAGCAGGGCGGAAACAGTCGGCAGGGTGGAGGAGGAGGTCGAGTTGCCGCACGAATCGGACCGGACGAGGTACTTGGCCGGCATTGTGGTGCCGCCCGACGAAGACAAGTGGGAGGAGGCCGCCGACGCCGCACGCAACGACGCCCTCGCGTTGCTATAGCCTAGAGTGGGCGTGCCGGCGCTGCCCTCCCGCGGGAACAGGTGAGGTTGGGCGTAGATGGGCTCCGTACTGGAGTAGTCGCTGCCCCCGTAGTGATAGTCGGGCCGCTGGTCCAGTGTGGGGTCGTAGTGGTGGTCCCGGGGGGTCCATCTCGGGGTGACCTCTGGACTCCAGGTGGtgatgctgctgttgctgctgctgctgctcccggAGGTCGATATGCCGTTGCCGGTGTTCGAGGTGATGGTCTCTATGATCCAGCTGGTCCCCCCGGTGTCCAGGGCACTGGTAGACGTGGTCGTGCCCTCTAGGGGCCTCGCAGGAATACAGATATTCGTGCGAAGGGGGACTGTTCAGATGGCCGGAATACATATGGGGCATGGAGGGGTCTGGGTACAGCGATGTGGTCGTCGTGGTCGAATGGATGCCACCGGGCGATGCCCCGGGCACGCTGGAGACCTGAACTATCGTCCCGGGGACCATGCCTCCGGGGACCATCCCCGCGGGAACCATACCCCCATGGACCATGCCCCCCGGAACCCCCGTGACGCCCAAAACGCGGCCGTTATGAACGTGAGTGACGTGCTGTGATGCTCCcataccacctcctcctcctcctcctcctccaccgcctcctcctccacctccagcGCCTCCGCCACCCCTGGGGGCATGGCCGTGGGCACTGTGTATGGAAGGAAGATGGTGCTGGCGCCTTTGGGACATGGTGAGAGGagtgctgctgctactgctgctgctgtggcCTCTCGTGCTTTCGTAGACGGACTGGTCGCTGTCCAGGAACGCCGGGTTCTCCATCTGGAACGGAACGATGAAAACATAAGATTATTATTGAATATGATAAACTGGGTTTAATTAGTTTAATGTTAACATCGATTttctttggaaaataaataaactataatttgAACAGTAATTGTTATGGTAATAAAATTATTTACTTAGATATAATATCAAAAGTATTGataataacaactaataataacaatagtatctGCTGAAatcaattaatcat belongs to Palaemon carinicauda isolate YSFRI2023 chromosome 17, ASM3689809v2, whole genome shotgun sequence and includes:
- the LOC137656039 gene encoding myocyte-specific enhancer factor 2-like, with product MENPAFLDSDQSVYESTRGHSSSSSSSTPLTMSQRRQHHLPSIHSAHGHAPRGGGGAGGGGGGGGGGGGGGGGMGASQHVTHVHNGRVLGVTGVPGGMVHGGMVPAGMVPGGMVPGTIVQVSSVPGASPGGIHSTTTTTSLYPDPSMPHMYSGHLNSPPSHEYLYSCEAPRGHDHVYQCPGHRGDQLDHRDHHLEHRQRHIDLREQQQQQQQHHHLESRGHPEMDPPGPPLRPHTGPAARLSLRGQRLLQYGAHLRPTSPVPAGGQRRHAHSRL